The genomic window TTCCACCTGGAACCCTTTTGGAGGGTTCTACCTAGAACCCAACATGAAGGGTTATACCTAGAACTGTGTGTGTAAGGTTCCACCCAGAACCCCCTATAGAAGTTCTACAAAGAACCCATGCAGGGAGTTCCACTAAGAACCCTTTCTTGTTTCATGAGTTTCATCTAAAACCCACACAGGGAGTTCCACTAAGAACCCTTTCGTATTTCAAGGGTTTCATCTAGAACCCACACAGCGAGTTCCACTAAGAACCCTTTCGTATTTCAAGGGTTTCATCTAGAACCCACGTAGGGAGTTCCACTAAGAACCCTTTAGTATTTCAAGGGTTTCATCTAGAACCCAAAGAACCCTTTAGTATTTCAAGGGTTTCATCTAGAAACCACGCACAGAGTTCAGCTAAGAACCCTTTCGTATTTCAAGGGTTTCATCTAGAACCCACACAGGGAGTTCCACTAAGAACCCTTTCGTATTTCAAGGGTTTCATCTAGAACCCACGCAGGGAGTTCCACTAAGAACTCTTTCTTCCAAAAACGGTTCTCTGGATCAAAATAGTTCTTACTGGAACCCTGAGTGTTAGTgagaacctttttaaaaccaattaTTCAGAAAAGGGGTTTTAAAGGGTTCTCTGGATCAAAATGGTTCTTACTGGAACCATTAGCGTTACCAAGAACCCTTGAAAAACCCTTTCTTCAGGAAAGGGTTTTCCAGAAGCAAATGGTTCCAGTTAGAACCTCAGCCCTTGTAGAAGAACCCTTTTGGAACCCTTATTTCTAAGAGTGTACATTCAGAGGTCAAGACCGAAATTATGCGACAAATAGATCTTTGAGGGACCCCACATCGGTCTTTGAGGAGCTTCTATCCATACATACCAATCATTTTCTGTCCAAGAGATAGGATGCGAACCACTTGAGTTAAGTACCAGAGAGGTCCACTAGAGTTTGATAACAACAAAAACCCTATTGTGACCACACACATGTTTAGAACTGCAGACGCTTTTTCGTTGAAAGGTAAAGCTCCATCAACAAACAGGAAGAGTCTAGTTGCCCAGGTTGAACATTTAGTTaggttagtttattatttcttcgctcagtggtcaacaaaatcaACAAACAGTTTAACAGTTGTACAAGTCATAAATTGACAATATTCCAGACcgaaaagggtttaggctgaattTGAGCACTTATtttgcctaaccctataaacaatctcaaatacaagatgagcgTCATAGAAATATGAAATTTCTtttacacaacatattataaatatacCTTGCACACAATATAAACACTGTTGAAATATGTACATAGTAAAGATGTGAAATATTCCTGTACATGTGGTGGTAtcggagaccgggctttctgctccgctgctcccagtctgtggaacgctctccctgaccacctgagggcacctcagactgtggatgcttttaaaaaaggcttaaaatcccatctttttaaaaaagccattTTATAGATaggcatgctggttctagcttttgggctgtttctagttttatattgtatttgttttattatctttttttaaattattattattattattacaattttttttacactgtgtcactttgaggttgtttgctcaacgtaaagtgttttttttacaaataaatctATTATTGGTTAAGCATTTGTaccaataatatattatataaaaacacTTATACTTCCATAATTATTTATATCCCACgtttagttttgcaattagttttgtaattaacattgatcatagGATTAACTACtggtgttgattcaagagtgatgtATTTTTCTAAGACACACCACTAATTTGTATAATTTAGTTTAATTTATAAATAGAATTGGAAattgtatgtacaaaccctgtttccatatgagttgggaaattgtgttagatgtaaatataaacggaatacaatgatttgcaaatcattttcaacccgtattcagttgaatgtgctacaatgatgttcaaactaataaacttttttttttttttttgcaaataatcatttactttagaatttgatgccagcaacacgtgacaaataagttgggaaaggtggctctaaatactaattaagttcaggaatgctcatcaaacacttatttggaacatcccacaggtgtgcaggctaattgagaacaggtgggtgccatgattgtgtataaaagcagcttccatgaaatgctaagtaattcacaaacaaggatggagcgagggtcaccaatttgtaagcaaattgtcgaacggttttagaacaacatttctcaatgagcttttgcaaggaatttagagattttattATCTACGGTCtgaaaaatcatcaaaagtttcagaaatgctggagaaatcattgcacataagcgatgataatacggacgtttgatccgtcaggcggtattgcatcaaaaactgacatcagtgtgtaaaggatatcaccaaatgggctcaggaacacttcataaaaccactgtcagtaactaaagttggtcgctacatctgtaagtgcaagttaaaactcttctatgcaaagcgaaagccatttatcaacaacaccaaggaacgccgccggcttcgctgggcccgagctcatctaagatggactgatgcaaagtggaaaagtgttctgtggtctgacgagtccacatttcaaattatatttggaaacgttggacgtggtgtcctccggaacaaagaggacaataaccatccggattgttataggcacaaagttcaaaagccaacatatgtgatggtatgggggtgcattagtgctcaaggcatgggtaacttacacatacgtgaaggcaccattatgtatagctcagttggtagagtggctgtgccagcaacttgagggttgcaggttcgatccctgcctccgccatcctagtcactgccgttgtgtccttgagcaaggcaccttgctttacccacctgctcccagtgtcacccgcactggtttaaatgtaacttacatatcgggtttcactttgtaaagcgctttgagtcactagagaaaaagcgctatataaataaaattcacttcacttcacttcaatgctgaatggtccatacaggttttggagcaacatatgttgtcatccaagcaacattatcatggacgcccctgcttatttcagcaaaacaatgccaagccacgttttataacagcgtggcttcgtagtaaaagagtgcgggtactttcctggcccgcctgcagttcagacctgtctcccatcgaaaatgtgtggcgcattatgaagcgtaaaatacgataacaagaccccggactgttgaacgacttaagctatatattaagcaagaatggtaaagaattccactttcaaagcttcaacaattagttacctcagttcccaaacgtttattgagtgttgttaaaagaaaaggtgatgtaacacagtggtgaacatgccctttcccaactactttggcaagtgctgcagccatgaaattgtaagttaaaatatcttgtcttcgtagtgcattcaattgaatatgggttgaaaaggatttgcaaatcattgtattcagtttatatttacatccaacacaatttcccagctcatatgggaGCGGGGTTTGTATTAGGGCAAACAAGATGGTTTAGCCCTACTCTTAATTTATTAATAAATCCACTAATTTTTGGTGTGTTCCAAGAATGTCTTCCGTAGTGTTTCAAGGTGATCACATGACGCAGTGTCCAAGCCCACCAACAGAACATCAGGGTTAATGCTTCACCATCAATTACAAATGACAAGTGTGTTGAGCTCATGGCAACATACTCTATCAGTCATAATGAAGGTTAGCCGGGAAAGAGCCAAAACCagcaacagatttttttttttctcgacaGTTTCAAACCATGAAGGGATAAGATGAGTCATTCTCCCACTGACCTTTCTGCGCTATCCAGTGTTCGCCTTTAGGCACTGGACGTTATCTAACATCGTGTGAGAGTCGGACAAGCAACAAGCAAAAGTACAAGCAACCTTGGCGAAGACTGaggtgatgtgtgtgtatgtgtgtttatctgCGCGGTGATAGCACAGTGGCCTTGTGGGTACATTTTGTATATATACAGGCCCTCTCAGACATCCACAGTCCAGTAAATCCAAGTTCTCTTGACAACACCGTCCTCACCTTAACTATATTTTACAAACTTGAATATCATATTAATATTGAGATTTATTTGCTTTCATAGGTTTTTAATCTCTTCCAGACAAAATGCTGCCCGCAACCTTCAAACTGTGTGCCGGCATCTCCTACCGTCATATGAGAAACGTGAGAGGTGAGTGAGGGAATTCCCAGATCGACACTTTTCTGTTGTTATGGTTTTAAAAATGCATGTTTTCTAAATTgaacttaaataataaattggTCTATATTTTTGTCTCCATCTGCAAGGACTGAGAAAGAACGCCATGGTGGCTATTCACCATGAACTAGACCGACTTGTGGGTCCTGGCCAGAGTAAATGGATGAGCCAAGTGCGCAGACGGAGTTCACTTCTCAGTGAGTTATTTAATCCTGGCATACAGGCATGATTGACACATCAAATCTTTTTTTGATTTTCATAAAAGTTTGTTGTAAGGTTCTCCAATTCGGGAGGACGGATACAGTGAGGAGGAATTGTCTTATGTCAAGCAAGGTGAAAATGCTCTGCAGAAGGCTATCAGCATCCTCGGTGAGCAGGAGGGCTGGACTGTTGAAACTGTTGCTGTAAGTACAATCTCTTGTACAGtgctacctcaacttaagagtgccccaactttagacttttttttaagagaagagctgtctctcggctaattgtcATGCTTCACGTTGCAAGCAAATGTCAGGGTCGGTGAGATACGCCCAAAACATGGGGTCTTAGTCGCTGCCATTAGCTGACAGTTAAAGATCGATACAGCTTTGTTTTTACGAGCATGGGAATGAAGAAAGTGAGTGGATGATATTGGAAAGTGACTTACTGTATGTCTGTGATGCACCTCAGGAAAATGGAGACAAAGTCCTGAGCAAAGTGTTGCCTGACATTGGGAAAGTGTTCCGGCTGGAAGTGATGCTCGAGCAACATCCAGACAGTCTTTACGAGGAGCTGGTGGGAAACATGGAGCAGATGGGGGACTGGAACCCGAATGTGAAGCAAGTAAAGGTAGGCTTGGTTTCTAATATAATTCTGCATCTTCTTTCATGTGCTAAAAATGGCCCATCCGACAGATCCTTCAAAGGATCGGCCAGGACACAATGGTGACTCATGAGGTATCTGGAGACACCCCTGGCAACGTTGTGGGGCCTCGAGACTTTGTCAGCGTTCGATGTGCCAAACGTCGCGGCTCCACCTGCTTCTTGGCTGGAATGTCCACTCAGCACCCCAAGATGCCTGAGCAGAGGGGTGTGGTCCGGTAAGGAATGActgactgttgaatgactgaataACTTGCACTGTTGCTTTATATCAGGGACCCCAAACTACGGGCCGCAGGCCGCACATGCgtctcaagtttaaaaaaattaataaaataaattgagATAGACACCAGGCCCCCCGCGACCttttaagggaataagcggtagggtaTGGACGGATGGAAAAATTTTGGATATATTTAATGTTAGGCACAGCTGGACCGTAGAAGAAGGGGatggaaagaagaaaaaaactgagggggaaattgtggggacaagaggggggaCAAGACAACAACaaataggatatatatatatatatatatatatatatatatatatatatagtcgagatttatgtggtttatccattatacagtccttgataccagggtagagcggaatatacattaggtcaggaaaaaaaaacgcCGAgggtatttcatccctacaagcctgtttcgcaggtttttcTGCTCTTCAGGgcattttattgatttttttcaagggttagtttattgattttattcaataaaatcccctgaagagcagggaaacctgcaaaatagGCTTGTATGGATGAAATAGTCTGTGTTTTTCCCGACctgatgtgtatatgtgtatatatatatatatatatatatgtatatgtatgtatgtatgtatgcatgtatatatatatatatatatatatatatatatatatatatatatatatatatatatatatatatgtgtatgtatatatatatatatatatatatatatgtatatgtatgtatgtatgtatgcatgtatgtatatatatatatatatatatatatatatatacacacacacacacaaatagataGCCCGGGCCCCCAGCCAAATTATTTTGCCCAATGTGACCCCCACGTCAAAAAGTTTGAGTATCCGTGCTTGAACTACATTTGCATTCGCCAGGGCGGAGAATGGACCCACTTGTATCGTCATGAAGCCGAGCACTGAAGACCCGACTAAGACCAAGTTCACCTGGTTACTCAACATAGATTTAAAGGTACTCAGCAGTCTTTTCTAATTCATTTTTTAATAGCTAAAAATTCCATTCCAGTGACAATGTTTGTTGTGTGCAGGGCTGGATCCCAAAGACCATCATCAACAAAGTGCTCTCTCAGACACAGGTCGACTTTGCCAACCACCTACGGCAAAGGATGGCCGATCACGTGTCCATGGAGATGGCTCACGTCTGCTGAcagaacatttataaaataataacagaagaaacaTAGACACTGCATGATCATCATCAAAATACAAAATGGGACATAATAGGGAGATTCATTGATTAGTCTGAGCATACATGTTTCCTGGACTTCCTAGGCAATCCTTCGCTGATATTTTGCAGCTCTCACTCCAATCATACATTCTTTAC from Nerophis ophidion isolate RoL-2023_Sa linkage group LG07, RoL_Noph_v1.0, whole genome shotgun sequence includes these protein-coding regions:
- the star gene encoding steroidogenic acute regulatory protein, mitochondrial — translated: MLPATFKLCAGISYRHMRNVRGLRKNAMVAIHHELDRLVGPGQSKWMSQVRRRSSLLSSPIREDGYSEEELSYVKQGENALQKAISILGEQEGWTVETVAENGDKVLSKVLPDIGKVFRLEVMLEQHPDSLYEELVGNMEQMGDWNPNVKQVKILQRIGQDTMVTHEVSGDTPGNVVGPRDFVSVRCAKRRGSTCFLAGMSTQHPKMPEQRGVVRAENGPTCIVMKPSTEDPTKTKFTWLLNIDLKGWIPKTIINKVLSQTQVDFANHLRQRMADHVSMEMAHVC